A single region of the Vespula pensylvanica isolate Volc-1 chromosome 8, ASM1446617v1, whole genome shotgun sequence genome encodes:
- the LOC122631373 gene encoding mRNA turnover protein 4 homolog, translating into MPKSKRDKKISLTKTNKKGKLLKQQIVEDVRNCATKYKRIFLISVQNMRNNIMKDLRNELKDSRFFFGKNKVIALALGRTPEKEIVKGINVLSNELIGQCGLLFTNLKTKEVLQWMEEREELEFARSGFVPDVSETLPAGPMPLFPHSMEPYLRQLGMPTELQRGVVILTKDFKVCRKGQPLTPEQAKIFKLVGKRVATFKLIPIGIYSTKHGYKRLSSSDNKKENGIEEMEVTDDIVTT; encoded by the exons atgccgaaatcaaagagagataaaaaaa TATCCCTTACAAAAACTAACAAAAAAGGGAAATTATTGAAACAACAAATAGTAGAAGATGTACGTAATTGTGCGACAAagtataaacgtatatttttgatatcCGTACAAAATATGCGTAACAATATAATGAAGGATTTACGCAACGAATTGAAGGACAGtagatttttctttggaaaaaataaagttatagCATTAGCCTTAGGTAGAACaccagagaaagaaattgttaaagGAATAAATGTTCTATCCAATGAATTGATAGGTCAATGTGGATTATTGTTTACTAATCTTAAAACGAAAGAG GTATTACAATGGATGGAGGAACGCGAAGAATTAGAGTTCGCACGTTCTGGATTTGTACCAGACGTATCTGAAACATTACCAGCAGGTCCAATGCCATTATTTCCACATAGTATGGAACCTTATCTAAGGCAATTAGGTATGCCAACCGAATTGCAAAGAGGAGTCGTTATATTGACGAAAGATTTTAAAGTCTGCAGAAAAGGACAACCATTGACGCCTGAACAAgcaaaaattttt AAACTAGTGGGAAAACGCGTGGctacatttaaattaattccaATAGGCATTTATTCCACCAAACATGGATATAAAAGGCTTTCGTCatcagataataaaaaagaaaacggcaTTGAAGAAATGGAAGTTACCGATGATATTGTTACTACGTAA